TGTGGAAGCTGTCGCTTACAAACAATTGGAAATTTTCCAATCAGGCGTGCTTTTCAGCCGCGCGGAAGGAATAATTCCAGCGCCAGAGTCCACTCACGCCATTCATGCAACAATTGTCGAAGCGCTGAAGGCAAAAGAAGCGGGCGTTCCGGTAACCATTCTGTTCAATCTCAGCGGTCACGGACATTTTGACATGGCTTCCTACGACGCCTATTTCGACGGAAAACTACCAGACCACGCGCTTCCCGAAGACGAAATTAAAAAAGCGCTGGAAGTGACCAAAAATTATCCGCAAATCGACTAATCTGGTTCCCCGGAGCACTTTCTCGTCTGCGGCTCCGGGGAGTTTTTCCTCAAAAAAAAAATCGACTATTGAAATAATATTTGATTCATTCATTTTTTTTTCTTAAATTCAGGCAAATCAAAAATAATATCATTTCAATAGTAAAAACGGAATTTCTCATGAGGCTTGATCTCAAGCGACCGTTAGTCTTTTTCGATCTGGAAACCACCGGATTGGATACGAGTAGCGCGCGCATCGTCGAAATTGCCATTTTGAAATTATTTCCTGACGGGTCGCAGGATACTTTTCTCACGCTTGTCGATCCGGAAATTCCCATTCCCGCCAGCGCGACGCAGATTCACGGCATCAATAATTTTGACGTCATGGACAAACCTCCATTTCGTGAAATTGCCAGGGACGTTTATGAAATAATCAAAGACAGCGACCTTGCCGGCTACAATCTCACCAATTACGACATTCCGATTTTGATCAATGAATTCAGGCGGGCGGGAATTGACTATTCCACGGAAAATGTGAATGTCGTGGATGTGCTGACGATTTTCCGGCGCAAAGAACGCCGCGATTTGAGTGCTGCTTACCGTTTTTATTGCCACAAAGAATTAGAAGACGCGCACAGCGCGCTAAAGGACGCGCAGGCGACATTTGAGATTTTAAAAGCGCAGACTGAAAAATATGACGATCTGCCGCAGACAGCGGAAGACCTTCATAGTTTTTGCAATCAACGGAACGATCGTTTTGTCGATCCTGACAGAAAATTTTATTGGGATAACGGCATCGCCTGCTTTAATTTCGGAAAGTACCGTGGGAAACCGCTGGAAAAAATTGTGGCTTCAAATCCCGACTATTTGCAGTGGATGCTGAATCAGGATTTTTCTGAGCCCACTCGCCAAATCATCAGATCAGCGCTCAAAGGAAAATTTCCCGTTCAAAAAAATGAATCTGCTGAAAACGGTGATTGATCACAAATGACAAACCAGCAACGCGCACAGTTCCGCCGCCGTTTATTGCAATGGTACAAGAAGAATCGCCGTTTACTTCCCTGGCGAAAGACGAGCGATTTTTACTCGATCTGGGTTTCGGAAGTCATGCTCCAACAAACCCAGGTCGTCAAAGTCATCGACTACTACCAGAGATTTTTGGAGCAGTTTCCGAATGTCAAAACGCTCGCGGAAGCGGAGCTCGAAAAAACGCTCCGCCTTTGGCAGGGACTCGGCTACTATGCCCGGGCGCGCAATTTGCACCGGGCGGCGCAAATTTTGCTGGATGAATACGACGGTCGCGCGCCGAATAGTGTGAGTGATTTCAAAAAATTGCCCGGCGTTGGCGAATACATCGCCGCTGCTGTTTACAGTCTGGCGAAAGGTACGCCGCTTCCCGCTATCGACGGCAATGTCAAACGCGTCTTCGCCAGAATTTTTGAGATTGCGGAACCAATGACTAACAGCGCCGGAGAGCGCGCCGTCAATCAGGCAGTGCGGTTAGTTTTTGACGATCGCTGCCCCGGCGAATTCAATCAGGCGATGATAGAATTGGGCGCGCTGATCTGCAAACCGCGAAATCCGCGCTGCGACGACTGCCCGCTCAGTCCATTTTGCGCGTCTTTTGCCAATTCAACGCAACAAGATTTTCCCCGAAAAAAGAATAAGAATCCGATACCCGAACGTCGTCTCGCCGTTGGTGTAATTTTAAACGAGGGAAAATTTCTGCTCGTGAGGCGAAATCCATTCGGACTGCTCGGCGGTTTCTGGGAATTTCCCGGCGGAAAAATCGAAGCCGCAGA
The sequence above is drawn from the Calditrichota bacterium genome and encodes:
- the mutY gene encoding A/G-specific adenine glycosylase; translation: MTNQQRAQFRRRLLQWYKKNRRLLPWRKTSDFYSIWVSEVMLQQTQVVKVIDYYQRFLEQFPNVKTLAEAELEKTLRLWQGLGYYARARNLHRAAQILLDEYDGRAPNSVSDFKKLPGVGEYIAAAVYSLAKGTPLPAIDGNVKRVFARIFEIAEPMTNSAGERAVNQAVRLVFDDRCPGEFNQAMIELGALICKPRNPRCDDCPLSPFCASFANSTQQDFPRKKNKNPIPERRLAVGVILNEGKFLLVRRNPFGLLGGFWEFPGGKIEAAETAADACARQIQAKCGIAVTVGENIGVVKHSYSHFKIVVQIFLCQPVVAKLVLRDHDDFVWVNFVESRELPIHGAHLKIIEILKKEELK
- a CDS encoding 3'-5' exonuclease; translation: MRLDLKRPLVFFDLETTGLDTSSARIVEIAILKLFPDGSQDTFLTLVDPEIPIPASATQIHGINNFDVMDKPPFREIARDVYEIIKDSDLAGYNLTNYDIPILINEFRRAGIDYSTENVNVVDVLTIFRRKERRDLSAAYRFYCHKELEDAHSALKDAQATFEILKAQTEKYDDLPQTAEDLHSFCNQRNDRFVDPDRKFYWDNGIACFNFGKYRGKPLEKIVASNPDYLQWMLNQDFSEPTRQIIRSALKGKFPVQKNESAENGD